The Clostridia bacterium DNA window GTCGTTTTCACCTTGCCCATATATGCGGCGGGGATGACGACTCCCCTGCTCGCGACGAGCAGGCGCAGCGACGTGACGAGAAATTCGCGCGCGACGATTATTATCGTCGCTATCGTCAGCAGCATCCGCCAAGTAGGATGTTCCGTTATGCATATTATGCAGAAAAGCGCCGCGGTCACGAAGACCTTGTCGGCGAGCGGGTCGAGCAGCTTGCCGAAATCGGTAACGAGTCCGCGCTTGCGCGCGATTTTGCCGTCCAGCAGGTCGGTCAGCGACGCGAGCGCGAAGAGCGCCGCCGCAATAAGAAAACGATACGGTATCGCCGTGATGAAGATCACTGCGACGAAGACCGGTATCAGTATCACTCTCAACACCGTCAGTTTATTCGGAAGGTTCATAGTATCACCTTTTGTGATTTTTTCAGCCTCTCACGGTCATCCAAGCGCACGGCTTATCTGGTCGTAGGTAAAGCCCCTGCGGGCGAGAAACGCGGTTATCTTCCCTTTTTGCTCCCATGAAAGCTCGCCGAGCGGGCCGAATTTCTTTTCCGCTTCGGCGCGGGCGCTTTCGGGATAGTCGAAGCTCTCCTCGAGCGCCGCCAGTGCCTCCTCCGCCGTCGCGGAGTCGAAGCCGCGCCGGCGCAGCTCCGCGGAAACCTTCAGCGGTCCGTTGCCTGCCGCCGCGTAGTGCGCGGCGACGCGCGCGGCGTATTCGCCGTCGCGAACGTAGCCGAGCTCGGTCAGATGCGCCGCGGCGTGCTCCGCCGCTTCTTCGCTGACGGGCAGCTCGGTCAGCTTCTTGATCAGCTCGCCGGTGGAGTAGTCCCGCCGCGAAAGCAGGAAATAAGCGTGGGAGCGCGCGATGCGCTTCTCGCTCTCCGCGATCTCCGCCTCGAGCTCCGCCCCGTCCGCTTCGCAGCCGTCTGAAAGCCGCAGCCGCCCCTTGCTCTCGAAGTCGACGAGCCCG harbors:
- a CDS encoding RecX family transcriptional regulator, translating into MRVSLKRLGKKPFFAVLTEEGEPLGLVDFESKGRLRLSDGCEADGAELEAEIAESEKRIARSHAYFLLSRRDYSTGELIKKLTELPVSEEAAEHAAAHLTELGYVRDGEYAARVAAHYAAAGNGPLKVSAELRRRGFDSATAEEALAALEESFDYPESARAEAEKKFGPLGELSWEQKGKITAFLARRGFTYDQISRALG
- the pgsA gene encoding CDP-diacylglycerol--glycerol-3-phosphate 3-phosphatidyltransferase; translation: MNLPNKLTVLRVILIPVFVAVIFITAIPYRFLIAAALFALASLTDLLDGKIARKRGLVTDFGKLLDPLADKVFVTAALFCIICITEHPTWRMLLTIATIIIVAREFLVTSLRLLVASRGVVIPAAYMGKVKTTLQMIAIICILLETQFACELRGLMCFEHWIGYITLAAAVVATIISGWQYVAAYGSYLDPRK